In one Lolium rigidum isolate FL_2022 chromosome 3, APGP_CSIRO_Lrig_0.1, whole genome shotgun sequence genomic region, the following are encoded:
- the LOC124703707 gene encoding pentatricopeptide repeat-containing protein At1g09190-like: protein MPSTIAAGEASQSFSSAVTTPDGWHPRTSERRLLHLLHHSSRARRRPLQLLAFAVRHCLHSSPPSPHHHFLTALLLLSSTPPPALPLLSLLPPDPPPPLPLLNAALKSLSASSPPLAFRLLSSLRRLHAPDRLSFLPLLGSTSSFPLLSSLHALLLRLGFLSHHAISLALLKPYPLPHTQTLFDEMPQQNKCAVAYNTLITAYLKAKELFTARHLFDEMQRFKRSRRSVVSWNAMIAGCAWCGRDDMAVWYFEDMVREGEVAPDDGTLAAALPACGRMGNAGAGRWAHEYARKTGIIDRSLHVANAVVDVHCKCGDLSSATEVFQGMRQRSVVSWNTMISGFSLNGQGVKGIELFQEMVRSGEAPNAVTFLGVLSCCAHAGAVDVGQGIFQSMQSQHGIEAEIEHYGCMVDLLGRSGLLDKAHALIQQMPMRPNAAIWGSLLSACRSHAGLGIAEVVLKELISLEPWNSGNYVLLANLYAQTGRWDEAGDVRKLMRRMSAHKAPGQSLIEEPSSS from the coding sequence ATGCCGTccaccatcgccgccggcgaggcctCCCAGTCATTCTCCTCCGCCGTAACCACCCCCGACGGCTGGCACCCCCGCACGTCGGAGCGCCGCCTGCTCCACCTCCTGCACCACTCCTCCCGCGCCCGGCGCCGCCCGCTCCAGCTCCTCGCCTTCGCCGTCCGCCACTGCCTGCACTCCTCCCCGCCCTCCCCGCACCACCACTTCCTcaccgcgctcctcctcctctcctccacgccGCCTCCCGCGCTCCCTCTCCTAAGCCTCCTCCCTCccgacccgccgccgcccctcccactCCTCAACGCCGCCCTCAAatccctctccgcctcctccccgCCGCTCGCGTTCCGCCTCCTATCCTCCCTCCGCCGCCTTCACGCCcccgatcgcctctccttcctccctctgctcggctccacctcctccttcccgctcctctcctccctccacgcgctcctcctccgcctcggcttcCTCTCCCACCACGCCATCTCCCTCGCGCTCCTCAAGCCCTACCCTCTACCACACACACAaaccctgttcgacgaaatgcctcAGCAGAACAAGTGCGCCGTCGCCTACAACACGCTCATCACCGCCTACCTGAAAGCCAAGGAGCTCTTCACCGCACGccacctgttcgacgaaatgcagcGGTTCAAGCGCTCCAGGAGAAGCGTGGTGTCCTGGAACGCTATGATCGCGGGGTGCGCGTGGTGCGGGAGGGACGACATGGCAGTGTGGTATTTCGAAGACATGGTGCGGGAGGGCGAGGTGGCGCCAGATGATGGGACACTTGCTGCGGCGCTGCCTGCTTGCGGGAGGATGGGGAACGCTGGTGCCGGGAGGTGGGCACACGAGTACGCACGTAAAACCGGTATTATAGATAGGTCACTGCATGTTGCAAATGCGGTGGTTGATGTGCATTGCAAGTGTGGTGACCTTAGCAGCGCCACAGAGGTGTTCCAAGGGATGCGACAGCGGAGCGTGGTGAGCTGGAACACGATGATCTCAGGGTTTTCGTTGAATGGGCAAGGGGTTAAGGGAATCGAGCTGTTCCAGGAGATGGTGAGGTCTGGAGAGGCTCCCAATGCAGTGACTTTCCTGGGTGTGCTTAGTTGCTGTGCCCATGCTGGGGCGGTAGATGTTGGGCAGGGGATCTTCCAGAGTATGCAGTCACAGCATGGGATTGAGgcggaaatcgaacactatgggtGTATGGTAGATTTACTTGGAAGGTCCGGTCTTCTCGACAAGGCGCATGCACTGATTCAACAGATGCCAATGAGGCCTAACGCTGCAATATGGGGATCGCTTCTAAGCGCATGCCGTTCCCATGCTGGGCTTGGCATTGCCGAGGTAGTTCTCAAAGAGCTTATTAGCCTGGAACCTTGGAATTCAGGGAATTATGTGCTGCTGGCCAATCTTTATGCACAAACAGGACGATGGGACGAGGCAGGGGATGTGAGAAAACTGATGAGGAGGATGAGTGCGCACAAGGCGCCAGGGCAGAGTCTAATAGAAGAACCAAGTTCAAGTTGA